A genomic stretch from Hemibagrus wyckioides isolate EC202008001 linkage group LG20, SWU_Hwy_1.0, whole genome shotgun sequence includes:
- the ube2wa gene encoding probable ubiquitin-conjugating enzyme E2 W-A: protein MASMQKRLQKELLALQNDPPPGMTLNERSVQNTITEWFIDMEGASGTLYEGEKFQLLFKFSSRYPFDSPQVMFTGENIPVHPHVYSNGHICLSILTEDWSPALSVQSVCLSIISMLSSCKEKRRPPDNSFYVRTCNKNPKKTKWWYHDDTC, encoded by the exons ATGGCGTCGATGCAG AAAAGGTTACAGAAGGAACTGTTGGCTTTGCAGAACGATCCACCTCCAGGAATGACTCTGAATGAACGGAGCGTTCAGAACACGATCACAGA GTGGTTTATCGATATGGAGGGTGCTTCTGGAACCCTGTACGAGGGCGAGAAGTTCCAGCTCCTCTTTAAGTTCAGCAGCAGATACCCCTTCGACTCTCCTCAG GTCATGTTTACCGGCGAGAACATTCCGGTCCATCCGCACGTCTACAGCAACGGacatatctgtctgtccattttaACGGAGGACTGGAGTCCGGCTCTGTCCGTCCAGTCCGTGTGCCTTAGCATCATCAGCATGTTGTCCAGCTGTAAAGAGAAG CGTCGTCCACCTGATAACTCCTTCTACGTACGAACGTGTAACAAGAACCCAAAGAAGACAAAGTGGTGGTATCACG
- the elocb gene encoding elongin C paralog b, with product MDCEEKTYGGCEGPDAMYVKLISSDGHEFIVKREHALTSGTIKAMLSGPGQFAENETNEVNFREIPSHVLSKVCMYFTYKVRYTNSSTEIPEFPIAPEIALELLMAANFLDC from the exons ATGG aCTGTGAAGAGAAGACGTACGGTGGCTGTGAAGGTCCCGATGCCATGTACGTCAAACTAATCTCCTCTGATGGCCACGAGTTCATTGTGAAGAGAGAACACGCACTGACATCAGGAACCATCAAAGCCATGCTGAGCGGCCcag gTCAGTTTGCTGAAAACGAAACGAATGAAGTGAATTTCAGAGAAATCCCATCTCACGTCCTCTCCAAAGTCTGCATGTATTTCACCTACAAAGTCCGATACACCAACAGCTCCACAGAAATCCCAGAGTTCCCCATCGCACCGGAAATCGCCCTGGAACTGCTCATGGCTGCAAACTTCTTAGATTGTTAA